From a region of the Pontixanthobacter gangjinensis genome:
- a CDS encoding serine hydrolase domain-containing protein, with product MNLRRLSLIASFVLLPALASCSDVPMIDAPLSDGALAAVTDEAGAPKDQLARQIDDLFTKEGLGETRALVVMYGGKIVAERYGPDYNKDTRFVSWSMAKTVTAVMIGMLVSDGRLRLDESVPEPRWNRPQEPRGEITLRQLLQMRSGLRHTEAGDPPYESSEVRMLFMDGRDDMADWATAESLEAEPGAQFEYSSNTTVILADIAARVLTNSKDSETRRAIVDDYLRTRLFAPLAMESMVPEYDASGTLIGGSLMHANARDWARFGEFLRNKGSYRGSQLIPRKWIEFMTSPSPRSEFYGAQTWLNRDSGLDRDEKLQDRGPETMFAAIGHMGQYILVSPEQRLTVVRLGHSNPEERKAMLQHLLDIVELYPER from the coding sequence ATGAACTTACGCCGCCTCTCCCTTATCGCGAGCTTTGTGCTGCTGCCAGCCCTTGCTTCTTGTTCCGACGTGCCGATGATCGACGCTCCCCTGTCCGACGGAGCATTGGCGGCTGTTACGGATGAGGCCGGAGCGCCGAAGGACCAGCTAGCCCGTCAAATAGATGATCTGTTCACTAAGGAAGGGCTTGGTGAGACCCGCGCCTTAGTGGTGATGTATGGCGGCAAAATCGTCGCCGAACGTTACGGGCCGGATTACAATAAGGATACGCGCTTCGTCAGTTGGTCGATGGCCAAGACTGTCACAGCAGTAATGATCGGGATGCTGGTCTCGGATGGCCGGTTGCGCCTCGACGAATCAGTGCCGGAACCGCGGTGGAACCGCCCGCAAGAACCTCGCGGAGAGATCACGTTGCGGCAGTTACTCCAGATGCGGTCTGGCCTACGCCATACAGAAGCGGGCGATCCGCCCTACGAATCGTCCGAAGTCCGGATGCTTTTCATGGATGGGCGAGACGACATGGCCGATTGGGCTACTGCTGAATCTTTAGAGGCTGAACCGGGTGCACAATTTGAATATTCGAGTAACACCACAGTTATTCTAGCCGATATCGCAGCACGGGTTCTGACTAACAGCAAGGATTCGGAAACACGGCGGGCAATTGTCGATGACTATTTGAGGACACGCCTGTTTGCTCCACTCGCTATGGAATCGATGGTTCCCGAGTATGACGCAAGCGGCACGCTGATCGGAGGCAGCTTAATGCACGCAAATGCGCGCGATTGGGCACGATTTGGGGAATTTCTCCGCAATAAGGGCTCTTATCGCGGGTCCCAATTGATCCCGCGCAAATGGATTGAATTCATGACATCGCCCAGCCCGCGTTCGGAATTTTACGGCGCGCAAACCTGGCTTAACCGGGACTCGGGTCTGGACCGCGATGAAAAATTGCAGGATCGCGGGCCCGAGACGATGTTCGCTGCAATCGGTCATATGGGACAGTATATTCTGGTGTCGCCCGAACAAAGGCTGACCGTGGTTCGCCTCGGTCATTCCAATCCGGAAGAGCGCAAGGCCATGCTGCAGCATTTGCTCGATATCGTTGAGCTTTACCCCGAAAGGTAA
- the mnmA gene encoding tRNA 2-thiouridine(34) synthase MnmA, giving the protein MPTHTILDSALDSASLFDLPRPAADCRIVVAMSGGVDSSVVAALAASTGAEVIGITLQLYDYGAATGRKGACCAGDDISDARAVSDRLGIAHYVFDHESAFREEVVEQFADDYLAGRTPVPCIRCNMGPKFTDLLRMAKELDADCLATGHYVQRKIGAAGAEMHRAVDPARDQSYFLYATTDEQLDFIRYPLGGMPKAQVRELAEQAGLRNAAKPDSQDICFVPDGDYAKIVRSVRPEGGQPGAIVHAQTGEELGRHKGVIHYTVGQRRGLEIGGLPEPLYVVGLDAANAEVRVGPKAMLAVHSAQIIETNRIGPLPDTALTAKVRSLSKPVPIELDGPLGAGLATTIRFKQPEFGVAPGQAAVIYAGERVVGGGWIERTD; this is encoded by the coding sequence ATGCCTACCCATACGATCCTCGATTCTGCGCTGGACAGCGCTAGCCTGTTTGATTTGCCGCGCCCGGCGGCAGATTGCCGAATTGTTGTCGCCATGTCAGGCGGGGTCGATTCTTCAGTGGTTGCCGCACTGGCCGCATCAACTGGGGCCGAAGTGATCGGAATTACCCTGCAGCTTTATGATTATGGCGCAGCCACGGGCCGCAAAGGTGCATGCTGCGCTGGCGATGACATAAGCGACGCCCGCGCGGTGTCTGACAGGCTGGGAATTGCCCATTATGTTTTCGACCACGAAAGTGCTTTCCGCGAAGAAGTTGTCGAACAATTCGCCGATGATTATCTGGCGGGACGGACGCCCGTTCCTTGCATACGGTGCAATATGGGTCCGAAATTCACCGATTTGCTACGGATGGCGAAGGAATTGGACGCGGATTGCCTAGCGACCGGTCATTACGTCCAGCGAAAAATTGGTGCCGCTGGCGCTGAGATGCATCGCGCCGTCGATCCGGCGCGCGATCAATCATACTTCCTTTATGCCACCACCGACGAACAGCTGGATTTTATCCGGTACCCGCTCGGCGGTATGCCGAAAGCCCAGGTGCGTGAGTTGGCTGAACAAGCAGGATTGCGCAATGCAGCGAAGCCGGACAGCCAGGACATTTGTTTCGTCCCCGATGGCGATTACGCCAAGATTGTCAGGTCAGTCCGGCCCGAAGGCGGGCAGCCTGGCGCGATCGTGCATGCGCAAACGGGTGAAGAGCTGGGCAGGCATAAGGGCGTGATCCATTACACGGTGGGCCAGCGTCGAGGCCTGGAAATCGGTGGCCTGCCAGAGCCGCTTTACGTCGTCGGTCTCGATGCCGCGAATGCGGAGGTCCGCGTTGGCCCCAAAGCCATGCTCGCAGTTCATTCGGCGCAGATCATCGAAACCAACCGCATTGGCCCGCTGCCTGACACAGCGCTTACAGCAAAAGTACGCTCTCTCTCGAAGCCGGTGCCTATTGAATTGGACGGGCCGCTTGGCGCAGGCTTGGCCACAACGATCCGCTTCAAACAGCCTGAATTCGGCGTTGCTCCCGGGCAAGCGGCAGTGATTTATGCTGGTGAACGGGTGGTTGGCGGCGGTTGGATTGAGCGAACAGACTGA
- a CDS encoding PhzF family phenazine biosynthesis protein: MSRIAIPYFHVDAFADRPFTGNQAAVMVLEEWLPDDVLVAIGEENNFAETAFIVRDQTEAADWELRWCTPTYEIALCGHATLASGHVILTRDGGSRVTFRTRKSGILEVHKSEGGYEVALPAIPTQPRVHPEAAALLGGEPLEVNQNPDLYNLFLYGSEDEVRALKPDLKALGEFGVDQFICTAPGDRTDIVSRVFVPGAGVDEDSVTGSAHAVLTPYWADRLGRSSFTAHQASQRGGDLTCRLEGSGATARAWLGGQCVTVVEGTFYLSG, from the coding sequence ATGAGCCGGATCGCCATCCCATATTTTCATGTTGATGCTTTCGCTGACCGGCCCTTTACCGGCAATCAAGCGGCGGTGATGGTTCTTGAGGAATGGCTGCCCGATGATGTCCTCGTTGCAATCGGTGAAGAGAACAATTTTGCGGAAACAGCCTTTATCGTTCGCGACCAAACAGAAGCGGCCGATTGGGAGCTACGTTGGTGCACCCCGACTTACGAAATTGCCCTATGCGGCCATGCTACACTTGCCAGCGGGCACGTAATCCTAACTCGCGACGGAGGGAGTAGGGTAACATTCCGGACCCGTAAATCGGGCATCCTAGAGGTTCACAAAAGCGAAGGCGGGTATGAAGTGGCATTACCCGCCATCCCTACGCAGCCTCGCGTGCACCCTGAAGCAGCCGCATTGTTGGGGGGCGAACCATTGGAAGTGAACCAAAACCCAGACCTCTACAATTTGTTCCTTTACGGGAGCGAGGACGAAGTCCGGGCGCTCAAACCTGATCTCAAAGCCTTGGGTGAATTCGGGGTTGATCAGTTTATCTGTACTGCCCCCGGCGATCGCACCGACATCGTCAGCCGTGTTTTTGTGCCGGGAGCCGGAGTTGATGAAGACAGCGTCACCGGCTCTGCACATGCGGTTCTAACCCCTTATTGGGCCGACCGACTGGGCCGCAGCAGCTTTACCGCCCATCAGGCATCACAGCGAGGCGGGGATCTAACCTGCCGGCTTGAAGGTTCGGGGGCAACTGCGCGAGCTTGGCTTGGCGGCCAGTGTGTGACCGTGGTCGAAGGAACCTTTTACCTTTCGGGGTAA
- a CDS encoding DUF445 domain-containing protein, with product MRITATLMLVAMAGLFILSRQYLGIHPSWGYVHAFAEAAMVGGLADWFAVTALFRHPLGVPIPHTAIIPANKDRIADNMAQFLRSNFLIPTVVARRMQNMNIARAAGEFLVQPAKGSQSRIGSGAAELLAGVLESLDPERLGGQVKVGLKAQARKIEISPLLGQMLTTTIADKRHLPLIDALVRWSGLTLEDNEDMVRAMISERANGIIRWTGLDGRLSSSVLDGLYKLLAEVLVDPEHPLRDKIEEGLEQLARDLIHDPQMRAKVERMKNEVLENEAVARWWEGVWERMRAGMIRMARDPDTVLGGQIGSSLAELGEALRDDQRLQTQVNRFARRTAVGVATRYGDQIVQLVSETVRRWDARTLTDRIESAVGRDLQFIRINGTLVGGLVGITIHFIDGLF from the coding sequence ATGCGCATAACCGCCACGCTGATGCTGGTTGCGATGGCCGGGTTGTTCATCCTGTCGCGCCAATATCTCGGTATCCACCCCAGCTGGGGCTATGTTCACGCCTTTGCCGAGGCCGCGATGGTGGGCGGTCTGGCGGATTGGTTCGCGGTAACGGCGTTGTTTCGCCACCCGTTGGGGGTGCCTATTCCTCATACAGCGATTATTCCGGCCAATAAGGACCGGATTGCCGACAATATGGCGCAATTCCTGCGTAGCAATTTCTTGATCCCCACGGTTGTTGCACGGCGGATGCAGAATATGAATATCGCTCGCGCCGCAGGCGAGTTTTTGGTGCAACCGGCCAAAGGTTCGCAATCACGGATCGGGTCCGGCGCAGCCGAATTGCTAGCGGGCGTACTTGAATCACTCGATCCCGAGCGGTTGGGCGGACAAGTGAAAGTCGGCCTTAAGGCGCAAGCGCGCAAAATCGAGATTTCGCCGCTACTTGGTCAAATGCTGACCACTACCATCGCTGACAAGCGCCATCTCCCGCTTATCGATGCTCTGGTGCGTTGGTCGGGCCTTACGCTTGAAGACAATGAGGATATGGTTCGTGCTATGATCAGCGAGCGCGCCAATGGGATCATCCGTTGGACCGGTCTTGACGGGCGGCTATCCAGCTCGGTGCTCGACGGGCTATACAAGCTCCTCGCCGAAGTGCTGGTCGATCCCGAGCATCCCCTGCGCGACAAAATCGAGGAAGGGCTTGAGCAGCTCGCCCGCGATTTAATCCATGACCCGCAAATGCGCGCTAAGGTAGAGCGGATGAAGAACGAAGTCCTTGAGAACGAGGCGGTTGCGCGCTGGTGGGAAGGGGTTTGGGAACGGATGCGTGCCGGAATGATCCGTATGGCGCGTGATCCCGACACAGTCTTGGGCGGCCAGATTGGCAGCAGCTTAGCCGAATTGGGCGAGGCGTTGCGCGATGACCAACGATTGCAAACGCAAGTGAACCGCTTTGCCCGCCGTACTGCGGTTGGCGTAGCAACGCGTTATGGTGACCAGATCGTCCAGTTGGTGTCCGAAACCGTGCGCCGCTGGGATGCGCGGACGCTAACAGACCGGATTGAGAGTGCGGTCGGGCGCGACTTGCAATTCATCCGCATTAACGGGACGCTGGTTGGTGGGCTGGTCGGGATTACCATCCATTTTATTGATGGGTTGTTTTAA
- a CDS encoding GlsB/YeaQ/YmgE family stress response membrane protein codes for MGWIIALIVGGVAGWLASLVMNRDASMGIFWNIVVGCIGSVVGNLIANQFGIAGSVQEFSITGLIVAVVGAVVLLGIVNLVQRGRVR; via the coding sequence ATGGGTTGGATTATTGCATTAATCGTTGGCGGCGTTGCCGGTTGGCTCGCCAGTCTCGTAATGAACCGCGATGCATCAATGGGCATTTTCTGGAATATCGTTGTTGGTTGTATCGGTTCGGTTGTTGGCAACCTAATCGCGAACCAATTCGGCATTGCAGGTAGCGTACAAGAATTTTCCATCACTGGCTTGATTGTAGCCGTTGTTGGCGCAGTTGTGCTGCTCGGCATCGTGAACCTCGTCCAACGTGGACGCGTTCGCTAA
- the sciP gene encoding CtrA inhibitor SciP — protein MIENQKIRPAKVIGPLGEPLTIDDLPPPETKRWVVRRKAEVVAAVNGGLLTIDDVLERYTLTLEEFASWQRAVDRSGMQGLRVTRIQHYRDLYERQLKY, from the coding sequence ATGATCGAGAACCAGAAAATCCGTCCCGCCAAGGTCATCGGCCCATTGGGTGAGCCCCTGACGATTGACGACCTGCCGCCGCCGGAAACAAAGCGCTGGGTTGTGCGCCGCAAGGCGGAGGTAGTCGCTGCGGTTAATGGCGGCTTGCTGACGATTGATGATGTGCTTGAACGATACACTCTGACGCTTGAGGAATTTGCTTCCTGGCAGCGCGCGGTTGACCGTTCGGGAATGCAGGGCCTGCGCGTGACCCGGATTCAGCACTACCGCGATTTGTATGAGCGCCAGTTAAAATACTGA
- a CDS encoding cation diffusion facilitator family transporter, which translates to MDQHVALSVTEPFDKHAGLARSAALASIAVAIFLVAIKFWASVETSSTAMLGSLADSALDLIASIATLVGVWIAAQPADEDHRFGHGKAESLAAMFQVMLIALSAAAIGFRAVEKLVEGGRTSAAAEGIGVSVVAIVATLGLLAWQRYVIRRTGSVAISADHLHYQSDLMLNLAVIAALALDQFAGFGLADPLFGLGIAVWLLWGAWRAATEAIDHLMDREWPDEKRLRFVELAAKHPELNNLHDLRTRTSGTRDFVQFHVDMPAQMTVEEAHDIIERVEADLEGHFPNMELLIHIDPEGHVDEPGNLLVEDDEFKKLGKSI; encoded by the coding sequence GTGGACCAGCACGTTGCTTTATCCGTGACAGAGCCGTTCGATAAACACGCCGGCCTGGCCCGAAGCGCTGCGCTGGCTTCGATTGCAGTCGCAATCTTTCTGGTTGCAATCAAATTCTGGGCCAGCGTTGAAACCAGTTCTACCGCTATGCTCGGAAGCCTTGCCGATAGCGCACTCGATTTAATCGCAAGCATAGCAACTCTGGTGGGAGTCTGGATTGCGGCGCAACCTGCAGATGAGGACCACCGTTTCGGGCACGGCAAAGCCGAATCGCTAGCGGCGATGTTCCAAGTAATGTTGATCGCGCTGTCCGCTGCAGCCATCGGCTTTAGAGCGGTTGAGAAGTTGGTCGAAGGCGGGCGAACCAGCGCTGCGGCTGAAGGTATTGGCGTTTCAGTGGTTGCAATTGTTGCTACGCTCGGGCTCCTTGCATGGCAGCGCTATGTCATTCGCCGGACTGGTTCGGTTGCGATTTCTGCTGACCATTTGCACTATCAGTCGGATCTTATGCTCAATCTGGCAGTGATTGCCGCGCTGGCGCTTGATCAGTTTGCAGGGTTTGGCCTAGCTGATCCGCTGTTCGGACTCGGCATTGCGGTTTGGTTGCTGTGGGGGGCATGGCGCGCGGCGACCGAGGCAATCGACCATTTGATGGACCGGGAATGGCCTGATGAAAAACGACTACGTTTCGTCGAATTGGCGGCCAAGCACCCCGAATTGAATAACCTGCATGATTTGCGAACCCGCACCAGCGGGACACGTGATTTTGTCCAGTTTCACGTTGATATGCCTGCGCAAATGACAGTTGAAGAAGCGCATGACATTATCGAACGGGTCGAGGCAGATTTGGAAGGTCACTTCCCTAATATGGAATTGCTGATCCATATCGATCCGGAGGGGCATGTGGACGAACCGGGCAACCTGCTGGTCGAAGATGATGAATTCAAGAAGCTAGGAAAAAGCATATGA
- a CDS encoding efflux RND transporter periplasmic adaptor subunit, whose product MNYETTVQADNPADGGAWSGAEDALDNEVSSKTGKRKLIIGLIIIGLIAALGFAYYQVSNSATAVGAGDDQAEQAASVTIIKPGRATIAGEIQATGTVAARRELPVGIAGEGGRVVSVPVDAGDWVKAGQVLAFIDRSVQNQQVDSAAAQVNVAQADANLAQANLDRALKLVDRGFISKADVDRLTATRDAAVARVRVANAQVRETRARNARLNIVAPSSGLVLERMVEPGQIVSAGSGALFRIAQGGEMEMMARLNEVDLAKISAGVQATITPTGSQKSFAGQIWQISPIIDAQDRQGTARIALPYAPELRPGGFAQATISSGTVVAPMLPESAVLSDDKGSYVFIIDKDNKAQRRDVTTGMVTQDGIAIASGLDGTESIVLRAGGFLTPGEVVNPKLAKTDGK is encoded by the coding sequence ATGAATTACGAAACAACTGTGCAAGCCGATAACCCCGCTGATGGCGGTGCATGGTCTGGTGCGGAGGACGCGCTAGATAATGAGGTCAGTTCGAAGACGGGCAAACGTAAACTTATTATTGGCCTGATAATTATCGGTCTGATCGCAGCTTTAGGGTTTGCATATTACCAAGTCAGTAATTCAGCTACCGCTGTTGGCGCAGGCGACGATCAGGCTGAACAGGCGGCTTCCGTAACAATTATCAAGCCGGGCCGAGCGACTATTGCAGGCGAAATTCAGGCCACCGGGACGGTGGCCGCGCGCCGCGAATTGCCAGTGGGCATTGCCGGCGAAGGTGGGCGCGTAGTCTCGGTTCCTGTCGATGCCGGTGATTGGGTCAAGGCCGGACAGGTCTTGGCCTTTATCGACCGCTCGGTGCAAAATCAGCAAGTTGATAGCGCCGCCGCACAGGTCAATGTGGCGCAGGCCGATGCAAATTTGGCCCAAGCTAATCTCGACCGCGCTTTAAAATTGGTAGATCGCGGCTTCATCAGCAAGGCTGATGTTGATCGTTTGACCGCTACCCGCGACGCAGCCGTTGCCCGGGTCCGCGTTGCAAATGCACAAGTCCGCGAGACCCGTGCCCGCAACGCGCGCCTTAACATTGTCGCCCCTTCTTCGGGACTTGTGCTGGAGCGGATGGTCGAGCCTGGCCAAATTGTCAGCGCAGGGTCTGGTGCATTGTTCCGTATTGCCCAAGGCGGCGAGATGGAGATGATGGCCCGGCTGAACGAAGTTGACCTTGCCAAAATCTCGGCCGGTGTTCAGGCGACAATCACCCCCACCGGTTCGCAAAAGAGTTTTGCCGGACAGATCTGGCAAATTTCACCTATTATCGATGCGCAGGATCGGCAAGGAACGGCGCGAATCGCGCTCCCTTACGCGCCAGAACTCCGCCCGGGAGGCTTTGCGCAGGCTACAATCAGCAGTGGCACGGTGGTTGCACCGATGCTGCCCGAATCCGCAGTTCTGTCAGATGATAAGGGCAGCTATGTCTTCATCATCGACAAGGATAACAAAGCCCAGCGCCGCGACGTCACGACTGGCATGGTCACGCAAGATGGTATCGCTATCGCCAGCGGGCTCGATGGCACCGAATCGATTGTTCTGCGTGCTGGCGGGTTTTTAACCCCGGGCGAAGTGGTCAATCCGAAGTTAGCCAAAACTGACGGGAAGTAA
- a CDS encoding efflux RND transporter permease subunit, with amino-acid sequence MNFQNMSAWAIRNPVIPLVFFLAILLAGMLSFARMDVVNNPEVEFPAVNVSISQPGAAPTEIENQITQRVESAVRSINGVKTLSSSASEGNSRTFIEFEIGTDPNDAVAEVKNAVDSVRSSLPDGILEPRISKEEISGGFLGIYAVEADDMTIEQLSWFIDDSVAKRLLSIEGMADVGRFGGVDREIEVILDPGKMQALGVTASQINQVLRLDNFDAAGGMAEVGGTRQSVRVLGNADTAFDLSQKQIRLGDGRTVKLTDVATVRDGFSERTSISKVRDKEVVNFFMSRAKGASDVTVFEAALAEIEGIEADNPGIKFIQLSNSVKYTESQYESSIAAMVEGAILAVVVVFFFLRDWRATVISAIAIPLSAIPTFWFMDLLGFNLNFLSLLALGLVAGVLVDDAIVEIENIVRHMRMGKSAYQASIDAADEIGLAVVATSFCIVAVFLPVGLMPGISGQFFKNFGITVVISVLMSLAVARLITPMLAAYFLQAKGHAEHGEGPWMDRYMNVLRWTLDRSKMAKVRDKIGEPRRGFFYHLLNTLVLLIALVIPAVAVFFFYLGIPNTSYDGLASLNVPDTLASAVVADKESFLWSLIDKPIAILELVLVVGVGLVALIVGLKLLRLIADFIGKITSAKFSQSYHYFEARFSDHRVWMLGVGYFAFLLTILLFMNTPAQFQPTINDDNSRVEIEMVPGTTLATTERVADQVAAILYEQPEVLRALERVREGQATLYVALKEDREKTSIEFERDLAPTLAAIPDARVRFASQSGGFGSGRDMTVMLAGSDPELLEATAATLVEQMKGLDTLVAPRISADINRPELIIRPRADMAAELGVTTAALSQTIRIATMGEIEQNAAKFSLSDRQIPIRVKLPAKSRQDLNTIANLPVQTARGGSVPLERVAEISFGSGPTVIQRYNQNRRVLVGADLAQNVVKGTAQQQIDALPVLADLPQGVIRDVVGEDEWQQELADNFLIAVLSGILLVFAVLVLLYKRLMSPLVNMCSLALAPLGGIFLVWLVGQPVSMPVMIGILMLLGIVSKNSILLIDFAIEEMKAGQDKLTAIVDAGHKRAQPIVMTTVAMTAGMVPTALSLSGDGAWRAPMGTVVIGGLILSTILTLLIVPAGFSLADGLEKRMGPWMRMRFLTYKPGDNHYDQATLEGSSRPAPIPPTDGHPAE; translated from the coding sequence ATGAACTTCCAGAACATGTCTGCATGGGCAATCCGCAATCCAGTAATTCCGTTGGTTTTTTTCCTCGCCATCCTCTTGGCGGGAATGCTCAGCTTTGCCCGCATGGACGTAGTCAACAATCCGGAAGTTGAATTCCCCGCGGTCAATGTGTCAATTTCGCAACCGGGCGCCGCCCCGACCGAGATCGAGAACCAAATTACCCAGCGGGTGGAATCAGCCGTACGTTCAATCAATGGCGTAAAAACTCTCAGTTCCAGTGCGAGCGAGGGGAACTCCAGAACTTTTATTGAATTTGAAATTGGCACAGACCCCAACGATGCTGTCGCCGAAGTTAAGAATGCGGTTGATTCGGTGCGCAGCAGCCTGCCTGACGGCATTCTAGAGCCGCGGATCAGCAAGGAAGAAATTTCTGGCGGGTTCCTTGGCATTTATGCCGTTGAAGCTGACGATATGACAATCGAGCAGCTCAGCTGGTTCATCGATGATTCGGTCGCCAAGCGATTGCTCTCGATTGAAGGCATGGCTGATGTTGGTCGTTTCGGCGGCGTTGACCGTGAAATTGAAGTCATCCTCGACCCAGGTAAGATGCAGGCGCTTGGTGTCACGGCCAGCCAGATCAATCAGGTCTTGCGCCTCGATAATTTTGACGCGGCGGGAGGAATGGCTGAGGTTGGCGGAACCCGCCAGTCAGTCCGCGTTTTGGGCAACGCCGACACAGCTTTCGATCTGTCGCAAAAACAAATCCGGCTGGGTGATGGCCGGACGGTGAAGTTAACCGATGTGGCCACCGTGCGCGATGGTTTCAGTGAGCGGACCTCAATCAGCAAAGTCCGTGACAAGGAAGTGGTGAACTTCTTCATGTCGCGCGCCAAAGGTGCATCGGACGTAACCGTTTTTGAAGCTGCCTTGGCCGAAATTGAAGGTATTGAGGCGGACAATCCCGGCATTAAATTCATTCAGCTGTCAAACAGCGTGAAATACACCGAGAGCCAATATGAAAGCTCTATTGCGGCTATGGTCGAGGGTGCAATTCTGGCCGTTGTCGTCGTGTTCTTCTTCCTGCGGGATTGGCGGGCGACGGTCATTTCCGCTATTGCTATCCCGCTTTCGGCAATTCCCACCTTCTGGTTCATGGACCTGCTCGGATTCAACCTCAACTTCTTGTCCCTGTTGGCGCTTGGTTTGGTCGCCGGGGTGCTGGTCGATGACGCGATTGTGGAGATCGAGAACATCGTTCGCCATATGCGGATGGGCAAAAGCGCCTATCAGGCCTCGATTGATGCTGCTGACGAAATCGGCCTCGCTGTGGTTGCAACCTCGTTCTGTATTGTTGCGGTGTTCCTGCCAGTTGGCTTGATGCCGGGCATTTCAGGTCAGTTCTTCAAGAACTTTGGCATTACAGTGGTAATTTCGGTGCTGATGAGCCTCGCGGTGGCGCGATTGATCACGCCCATGCTGGCGGCCTATTTCCTGCAGGCAAAAGGGCATGCGGAGCATGGTGAAGGTCCATGGATGGACAGATATATGAATGTCCTGCGTTGGACGCTCGACCGGAGCAAGATGGCGAAGGTGCGCGATAAAATTGGCGAACCACGGCGCGGGTTCTTCTATCATTTGCTGAATACGCTGGTTTTGTTGATTGCGCTTGTGATCCCTGCCGTGGCTGTGTTCTTCTTCTACCTAGGCATTCCAAACACGAGCTATGATGGCCTCGCGTCACTCAATGTTCCTGATACACTTGCAAGCGCGGTTGTCGCAGACAAGGAATCCTTCCTCTGGAGCTTGATTGATAAGCCGATCGCCATTCTGGAATTGGTTCTGGTCGTTGGCGTCGGCCTCGTTGCACTGATTGTCGGGCTGAAGCTATTACGGCTGATCGCTGATTTCATTGGCAAGATAACCAGCGCCAAATTCTCTCAATCCTATCATTATTTTGAGGCACGATTCTCTGATCACCGTGTGTGGATGCTGGGCGTGGGCTATTTCGCATTCCTGCTGACCATTTTGCTGTTCATGAATACGCCGGCCCAATTCCAGCCGACGATTAACGACGACAATAGCCGGGTCGAGATTGAAATGGTGCCCGGCACCACCTTGGCCACGACCGAGCGAGTTGCTGACCAGGTTGCCGCTATTCTTTACGAGCAACCCGAAGTCTTGCGAGCACTCGAACGTGTTCGTGAAGGTCAAGCGACTTTGTATGTTGCGCTGAAAGAAGACCGCGAAAAGACATCGATTGAATTCGAGCGGGATCTTGCGCCAACCTTGGCTGCCATCCCCGATGCCCGTGTGCGCTTTGCCTCGCAATCGGGCGGTTTTGGCAGTGGCCGTGATATGACGGTGATGCTGGCTGGCTCCGATCCTGAACTGCTTGAAGCAACTGCCGCCACATTGGTCGAGCAGATGAAGGGGCTCGACACGCTAGTTGCTCCGCGCATTAGCGCCGATATTAATCGGCCTGAACTTATCATCCGACCACGTGCAGATATGGCTGCGGAATTGGGGGTCACAACTGCAGCCCTTAGCCAAACAATCCGCATCGCTACGATGGGTGAGATCGAACAGAACGCAGCAAAATTCTCGCTGTCTGACCGGCAAATCCCAATTCGCGTAAAGCTTCCTGCAAAATCGCGACAAGACCTCAACACAATCGCTAATTTGCCCGTACAGACTGCGCGTGGCGGTTCGGTTCCTCTTGAACGGGTTGCGGAGATTTCGTTCGGTTCCGGTCCAACAGTTATTCAGCGTTACAATCAGAACCGGCGCGTCTTGGTCGGTGCTGATTTGGCCCAGAACGTGGTCAAAGGAACCGCACAACAGCAAATAGATGCGCTGCCTGTACTCGCCGACTTGCCGCAAGGCGTAATCCGTGACGTCGTCGGTGAAGATGAGTGGCAGCAGGAATTGGCTGATAATTTCCTGATCGCTGTGCTTTCGGGGATTCTGCTGGTGTTTGCTGTGCTGGTGCTGTTGTATAAGAGGCTGATGTCGCCGCTGGTCAACATGTGCTCGCTTGCGCTGGCTCCGCTCGGCGGCATTTTCCTTGTCTGGTTGGTTGGTCAGCCGGTCTCTATGCCCGTGATGATCGGCATTTTGATGTTGCTCGGCATTGTGTCGAAAAACTCAATCCTGTTGATCGATTTCGCCATTGAAGAAATGAAGGCCGGTCAGGACAAGCTGACAGCAATCGTTGATGCTGGTCACAAGCGTGCTCAACCTATTGTCATGACAACCGTTGCGATGACCGCGGGAATGGTCCCGACTGCCCTGTCTCTGTCGGGCGACGGAGCATGGCGTGCACCGATGGGCACCGTGGTAATCGGCGGCCTAATCCTTTCGACGATCCTGACTCTGCTGATTGTGCCAGCCGGCTTCAGTTTGGCCGACGGGTTGGAAAAACGGATGGGTCCTTGGATGCGTATGCGCTTCCTAACCTACAAACCGGGCGACAATCATTATGACCAGGCGACGCTCGAAGGATCATCAAGGCCCGCGCCAATACCGCCCACGGATGGCCACCCCGCCGAGTGA